The segment TAGCTGATTACTTTCCCAGGAAATGCAGTTTAATccttaaaagcctttttttctgatggttCCGTTTCACCCCACAGCGCACTGACATCTACAGTTGAAATCCTGAGGCAGAAGTATGGCTTGATACCAGAATCATCTTAAGACTTCAGACTCTGaggaggctctgcagagctggtaaAGCTGGGCACCGTGTGCCTGCGCATTCAGGGAATGGGTGTTCATGGCCTTGTTTAATAAGGTTGATGGGTTATGTCAGGTTAataaacaaaagataaaaaccCAGAGCAACAGTTGATGGGTTTCTGTTAATTAGTATCGCATCTGCTGCAGTCTGAGAAACCAACCCAAGTATGTATGCTGACGTCTTTGTGCTGCTGCACCATTCCCAAATACCCgtctgaaagaaaagcaaagatggAAAAGAGGTTTTCCGAGCTTTCATGATGTTATAGCTATGGTGTCATCTGTTTTTTGCTGTTATAAATGTAACTACTGAGATGAAACTCTTAAGTGCTTTTGCAAATTAACAGTATTCAAATGGTCCCTATCTAGACAAGAGCTGCTCAGAAAGACCTGACTTCCTCCCAATACAAAGACTGAAAACAAGCTCTTAGTGTGCTGAtcttcaatttttaaatgtggactctcttcattttgttctgaaaacagtGCTAAGCTGAAGTAAATAGGGAATGGATGAAAGTTTCCtctggtatttatttttcattgaaaagtAAAGTTTATGGAGCtgctattaatttaaaaaccgGTAAGCCACTTGCACGACTGTtgtaaatgcttatttttagaCATTGTTGTCCATCACTTCTGGTGGACTTGAATGCTTAGAAGGAACGTGTATGGAGTCATCATGAATAGAACCTCGTTTCACATCCAGAGCTGCCACTTCTCATTTTACTGATATAGAAAAGTATCAATTCTGTGGCTAATTTAGAAGGGTCCAAGCATGGCTGAAATCACAAAAAAAGGGAAGCTACTGGGAGCTGAACctctttcaaagcagaaattaatgGTGTTTTcaattgcatttttattgcaaatattttttctccttggtTCTAAAGGGGATAAAGCAACTTCAGATCTAAATTTTCAAAACATGGAACACTAAACAGTCAGTTAAGAGCTTTTAGTATAGATCATTGCATTTGCTTGGCTTCCGGCACATGCACCAGTAGCAGTAAGTGGTGTCTAGTGGCCCAGCCCTAATTATCTTTAGTTATTTGGATACAGTGGACCACAGTGACAATGCCCACCGCAGAGCTCCCTGGTACAGGAGAGGCTGGATAAAGCGGAGGGTGTGTAACGGCATGGCTTAGTTTCACCTACAGTGGACTATTTGGAGGAATATTTACTCCTCTGTACAGTAAGCTGATAGAGAAACGCTCTGAGAGTTGCTGGCGGAGGGAGGGGTATGTGATCGCCACAGGCAGCGGGCCAAGGGTGTGAAACGCATGCTGGAACCCAGCTGGCCACACCGAACATCACAGAACACGGTAAGAAAAAACAGATCTTCGCCCCCCAGGCCAGCACCCCTCGTGAGCTCTGGAGGAGCTCTGAAAGGGTCATCTGTACTAATCTGCAGAAAATTGGATCTGGCTGCTGCTTGCGGATTTCCTGCTCCCCGTTGCATTTCCTCCTGTGAGCCCATAGCTGGGGCTTATGCCAGGATAATTACTTAAGGATTAACTTATAAATTGAGGATAACTTGGGATACTTGCAGATGGCTGCTCGTGTTCAGTGGCCTGGTTAGGCTGACGGTTCTGTGGCTGTATCTcaagtgctgcttttctgaagcacTTCTCTGTGCCGCAGCTTTGTCAGCAGGGTGTTTTTCCAAGTAGGGCAAATTCTGAAGTCATATCAGGGGCTGCTCTTTGCTGAAACGTTCTGCCCACCTGCGAGTCAGCTCCAGGCTCATGCTCGGCTGATGAAGAAAGTCCTCCGGATAAAGGTGTGTCGGCGTCTTCTCGGGTACAGCTTTCTCGATCTGGGTGCCTTCGTGCCATTCGCTGAAGGATGCGATGGAGACGATCTCCGGCCTGACCATGagagcagcctgcagagccGTTTCGTAGTACTTCCCGTTGACTGTTCCGCGTGTTGGGTTGTTCCAGGGGCGAATGCTCCAGGTGTCGATGTAGTGTGGGCCAGCGCTAGGGATGAACATTGGGTTGTTGGAGTCGCAGAAAGTTTCGATTGCTTTCCAGTTCTGGTGGGATGAGCCAAAAGAGAAACCGTTGGATGCATAGTACGTGTACATGCCATCGTACCCTGCGGAGAGGGTATTGTGCTTGTGTCTCTCCTCCGCCAGCAGCGCTACGAACACAGCGTCGTACGCGGTGCTGCGGAGAGAGTGGGAGCCTGATGGCATGGGAAGGTTGGCCCAGGATTTAGCCAGTGTCAAGTAGGAATTATAGCTATAAAACAGTGGGAAACTTGCCAGTGCTGGTCTTGTACTTACAGAGAGCTGCATGTGACTGTATCTAGGGGAGAGCACAAAGCTTTTTCAGAGGCTGGGGTGATAACCCCCCAGCAGGTGTTTCCATTGTACGGCAAGGGTGGTGTGAGACAGTGGGCTGTAGGGGCCTCCTTTCCCAAAACCTTTATCTCTGTCTTCATGGCAGCGCCGGTGcctgctcctttcctttttgaaagaaatggtaGAGGTGCCAGCTGACGGGCGATAAGCTTAGAAACCAGAGCAGAAGAAAGCGATTTTGGGTTCTGAAGGGAAGGTATTGAGTGCTGGAGAAAGTGGGATTTGATTATGACCCCTGCCCAGTATTGCCCAGTTGGCTCGCCCTAggcagctccctcccctgcGCGCCGATCTTTGGATACTATTCTGATGCATTTAATTCAAAGATCCGCACGTTGTTTGTGCTAACGCAACACAACGCAGCTGGATTTAGCCTGCATGAAAACCTACTTGCCCGTGATGTATTTGATATTCTCATGCACAGTGTGGTCATCGCACCCTTTGAATGGCTGGATGTGAAAGGCAACCTTCAAAAGAGACCACAGAGGTGGTTGTTTTCATCCCAGTGGTATTGCTTTCTCTGCACCCCGACCTGCCAGAGGACCCTAGGGCCGCTCTAAAGGCCCTTCCATCACCCGCCGTGGGCAGACTGGGAGCATCCCTTTGCGCCACGTGCGGAATACAGCAGTCTACTTGGTGAAGTCAGGGCTTTCACTAGTTTTCCCTAATGCTAGTAAAAAGTAAACTGAAAGTCTCAGTTATTAAGAAGAGGGAAAGCCCTATATTTAGCTATTCGAAAATTGTTCCCATTGTCTTTCAACGCAGTCGctgaggcagaggagcagggccTCTGCCCAAGCGCAGCAGTGGCTTCGTGCTGGAGTTGAACAGTGAATTTAATCACCTCCAGCAGCAGACAAGAGCCTTACCTTTATGGCGTATCTGTGCGCAGCGTCCGGTGCGGAGGGCATGAGGCTGGCTGGCTCCCCGTGGCCGTCTGCTAGGCCAGGTGGGCACCAGGACAGGACCCTCAGCGTGTAACCGAGCAGGTCTCGGTCAAGCGTGTTCTGCTCCTAAACTTCTCCTCTTCCTGTCCATCAGCCGTGCAGCACACGCTTCTCGTCATTCTAACCCTCTAGAAGGCCTGCGGTGCTCCAGCTGCGATTACGAGAGCCTGTGATCAGCGCTCCCGGCTGCTGGCTCTGGGGCAGCCTCGGGTGCCAGCGGTGgagtggggtgctggggggcaccagggctttgcagcGTGGCAGAGGGGGGAGCGATGGCAGCCCCTTGGGTTGTGGCCCCGGTACTTCACTGTGTGCCCCCGGGGTCGGTGTGTGTGGGGGCTCCGGGGGCTCGGGGCCATTGGCGTGGCGCTGGCCCGTGGGCTTGTCTGGTGTGGTGGGGTCACAGGAGCTGCGGGGGCCGAGTGCGGGGTAGAAGCTGGAGCCGGTGCGGGGGGAGGCCGTCCGAGTACAGGGGTCCCAGTGCCGGTACCAGGCCCTGAAGCGCGGGCTGCCGTACCAGGCGCAGAGGAAGGCGTGCAGATGTGGGAGggaaggctgggggggggcagcaggagtGGGGCACACCCCCAGTGGGTCCCTCCAtgtggggggcgctgggggcacTGATGCCCTGCTGGATTGAGGATGCCCCTCGCAGGAGCAGCCGCAGCCCTGCTGGATGGGTGGTGGGGAGTGGGCAGGGACCCCTGGTGatggggaagggcaggggctgctgcctgcccttggCTCCTGGCCTGTGAAACGGGTGGTTGATGAAGGACTGAACTTACCCAAGGAAACGAAAACACGCTCCAGTAAACGCTGGAATGTGACTATCGGAGCCCTTaaaggaaataacattttaattggGTGAATCTGTTATGCAGAAATGTTACAGACGATAAAACTCCTGCTAAATGGAAACCCAGTAGCGAGATGAACCTGTCGAGGGAGCAAATGGCTTGCAAATCAGAAACAGGCTTCCTAGGcgccccagcagctctggggcttCCATTATTTCACTTGGCTGAAGCTCCTGCCGCCCCACCGCGCTGGAGCCTTCTGGCAGCATTTCCTCACGACAGCCACCCGTGCAGAGTCATGGTCTGCGGGAGGAGCGTGGGTAAGCGTCACCGAGCTGTAGAAACAGCTAGAAGTTTGCCTTTCAGAGTTTCCTGAGGGTTTTGGCTGGGTTAGATATGTGCAGGAACTAACTGCGGGCTGGGTGCCAGGTTGGCAGCCATGGTTCTGGTAGGGCATCGTGGAAAGGGGTGTTGGGAGAGTGTCCCCGATCTGGCTGGTGCGGCAAGGAAAGTGCCTGGAGTGATCCTGTGTGCCGCTGTATTGCCTTGGGTATGCTTTGGCCTCTAAAATCCCTGTAACCAGTGCCACCTGCGTTTGCCAAAGAGATTTGGCAAACTTCTCCCTGTTGCTTGTACACAAGCTGTGCTCTGGGGCTGACGCCCGCTCCTCTCTTCCTGGGGGGAGCAGCCTCAGGCAGCTATTTCAAGTCCTAGTCCCAGCTGTATTTCATGCTTTACCATATGTGCATgctaccagcagcacagagccagcTTTGCATGAGGAGCAAGGAACATCCCCCTGCCCAGGTGAGCAGTTACTTGTAAAACGGGGAACCTCATCTTTGCCCTGCCTCATCCCGGCGTAGGGCACAAGTGCTGCTGGAGCCTGAACTCTGCACGCATGGGACTTGCTGTAGGAACACTTCATCTCTGTGTATACACACTGTACAAATGCTGTACTCAAAGGAGCGGAGGGAGGCATCCAACTCTTACCTCTCCAGTTTTTGGATCTATTTGGTCAGAACACAAATGCAGCTTTACCTTCCTAAGGAAGCTGCTGGACCTGATTGCAGGGGGAGATCAGAAACCGTGGTGCAAGTGTACTTCAGTGCTTCAGAGAGTATAAGGCAAAGAAAAGCCTCTCCTGCTCCCCCCATCTATTTTTTCAAATCTCTTCAAGACCAGTGATGATTTTGGAGGCCTGATTCATGCTTGGGGCTGACGCTCCTGTGTGTTTATCCATCAGTTCACATACGCTTGGGCCTCTTCAGGGACTGGGTGAGCTTCGTTCCCCTCTTTGCCTCTCGCTTGCTGTCGTCTGCTGGAGGTGAGGATGCTTTTTCATCTAATTTCGCGGCTGCCAGTTCTGGGTGCAGCGAGCGTTGTGCTGAGCCAGCAAGCTCAGGCAGCTAGCGGTGCTGGGTTCGTAGTCTTTTCTGAGTCATTTCTTTCATTCGCTTATGCAAAGGACGCTGCTGTTTGTGACCTCGCGCTTGGCAGACCCTTGCGCCTGGGCACACTAGAGCCACCGAGACCCAGCTGCGGGCAGGAGGCAGTGGGGCTAAACATGACTGCTTTTTGATGGACGGTTTTAAATTGCTCTCTTCAGCCCATCATCCCACAAGTAGCTgctgtcattttctttcaagCAGCTACCTTCAGGCTACTTGGAGAGGTCAGGCTGCGGAGGGCGGATGCTCCAGGGAGGTGGGCAGagctttctctttctgcatCTGGCGCCAAGGACAAGGGTACTGGACAGAAATCTGCAGACCAGTGAATTTGCTGTCACTCTTCTCCCTCTGTGAGTTCAATGCCTCTAGAAActgtcttttaaatttaatttatgaaCTGGCAGGTGAAGGAGCTGAAGGCAGGACAGAACCacccaaataaaaattatctggaAGCAACGAGCAGGGACATGTGGTGTATGAGTTGGGATTTAAGGTCTAACAGCCACGTCTAACCGGGTAAAACAGTGATGTGGCTCAGCCTGCGTCTCCACGCTGCCTGTGTGATTTGTGCTCCAGCAGTGTCACAAGGATCAGTTGTTACTGGAGTCCCATCCCTGAGCCCACCTGACTCAACCACCCTGTAGTGCAGAAGGGGCAGAAACACGAGTTCCCAGAAGGCACTTCTCCCTGCTGCCTCGCTGGAGGTGACGCTTGTGCTAAACGCCTCTCCCGCTGGCTTCCCCGACGCCTCCGTCCATGCAGGCTTGTTCTCTGAGCAGCCCCGTGAGCCAAGCTGGACCTTTGGGCCTTTTGGTTCCGCAGTGGCCGAGCTGCCGGAGCCGTGTGTCCCACCACTAGATAGTGCTAGGCCACCGCAGGGAGCCTCGGAGCCGGTGGCCGCACCGGCTGATGGCGTGTGCCGTTGCTCAAAAGCATTAATAAGCGAGTGCTGCGCCGGGGCTCTGCCGCCGCGGGCTCGGCGTGGCGCAGGTGGCGGCTGGGCTGCGGGAGGGCAGGACGCCGTGAGGTTCTGCCTGTGCCTGGTCCTTGCAGAGCACGCGCTGGGTGATTTTCCCCGGTATCTGAGTGCCACGGGGTGGTTATGTATCTTCACTGCTCAGGAGCAGCTGTCTCAGTTGGTGCTAATGGACTGTAATACACACAGAGCTGACCCCAGAATAATGTCTTCACAGAAATTGCCTGGCTGTGGAGCTTCTGCTGTAAAAGCCCAGAAGCACCAGGCTGGGTGAGTGACTGTCATCTGCAGAGAGCGTGCGTGAGGGGTCTCTGGGTGCTTCCCCTTCTCTGAGCCTTTGCTCTTACCTTGTCTTTCCAAATCAGATATCCTGCAGGGTAGAGGGACTGAGGGAAATACAAGAGGGATCGCTTCCCTATTGTCTGCCTGGGCAGGACCCTCTCCCCTCCGCGACTGTCCCTGCGGTGCTGATAGgcactgctctgagcagggggcACGACTTGGTGGAGGGGACAGAGAGGGGCACAGGAGGTCCCTCCTTGGGCCCTGGCACGCAGTGAGTGCGGCGGTCTGCTCTCCGCAGCCCCCGGTTCGCACAGAGCCCTATTCGAACAGCGCCAGAACGAGCTGCCCCGATGCCTGGCTTCCCCCGCAGCTGTGGTGGGGATGCAAAGGCTGTTTGGGGGCTCGCTGCAATGTTTCGCTATAGTGAGCAATTTCCCTGCTGATTCTGCTCCCTCTGCATTTGCATGGTGAGCttgctccccctgccccgtgTCATTTCTTAGCTCCTCGGCTATTCATTGATCTTTGCCAGGCTCCTCCAGCACTCATTCATCACTCTCGTGCCCGCCATCCACTTTCCAAATGTTTCCTATTTTTCCGGTGATGTATTTCCCTGTTCAGGCAAGCTAATCTTGCACCATCAATAATCGGGGTGCAGCTGCGCTCCTGACCCCTGCGCTAGCACAGCCGCAGCATGGGTGCGCGGCTCTGCCCTGCGTGGGTGGAGGCAGCCGAGCCGCAGGGACGCCGGGTGAGGGGTGCAGCTGCAGGGGCCTCCCGGGAGCCGCTTCCCCGGCGGCGGGGTCTCTGCTGCGGGAGCTCGTCCCTCCCCTTGGGGACTTCAAAGTGTGCAGATGGAGGTGATGCCCTCACGGCTAGGAAGGGCTGTTTTGCCATAGCTGGGCAGGGGGCGATGGTCTTTGAGAAGGTGAGGCAAAGTCCTGAGGCAGAGCATCCTTGCTTGAAAGGGGCTGGCCTCGTGGTCTGCCTTGCGGAAGCCTTGTCTCTCTGCCACAGCCTGGCGTGGCCTTTGTGAACAGCCTTGGTGGGCAGAAAACTGGGGAAACGTATCAGCATCTCAGCTGGTGCCGCTGCTTCTGGCTCGTTCCACGCTGCTGGCGTCCAGTGGCCCTGCAAGTGACAGCTCTGTTTGTGCCACCAGCATCCAGAGGATGAGCCGCATGGGTGAAGTGGCTGGTGCCTTTGTTCCCTTGCAGGAAACGCAAGCCCTATAAATTACTTCTTTCCTCTGGCTTCTGGGTGTCTGCAGGCCGCTGTAGCTGTCAGGGTGACATATTCGGCACCAGCTAAAGTGACCAGCTTTTGTGTCAGCATCTGGGCGCTGTCAGCACCTCTGGAATGCACCAGCGCAGGGCAAATCCAGGCTTTGTTGCTTGTTCAGGTGTTCTTGGTACTTTCCGAAATGGGGACCCTGCTGCTGCGCTGAGTGACTTTGTGCAAAGACTCAGTGCCAGGAACTGTGTGTGCAGCGGGCGGGGGGACGCGGCATCGGCACCGGCAGCAGCGGTGAGCGCCTGGGACGCTGCAAGCTCTCTGCTGAGACGCATTGTGAAAACACACTCATCGCCAGTTAGGACGTGCTGATTGGACAAATAGCTTCTGCTGGAGTGGAGAGAGATGCCTTTTTAGATCTTGTAGGTGGAACTATAAACACTTTCATGAGCCAATTCACAGGAGCGGTACAGATCAGGGTGACTCTTGTGTTTGCAACCCTTGTTGAAATCACATTGGCATGAGCACTGAGAGCAGGCAATACATGGCTTGCATTTTAATTAGCGCTTGCCctccaaataaaaatgcatctttagAACCTCATTAGCAGAGCCAGTTCAAACTCATAGAGCAATGATTCAAATGAGCAACAACAGACCAGGCAGGCTTAGTCTGTGTTGGTATCAGAGGTGAAGCTGCTAAGTGTCTGACCCTTTCCATCCCTGTTGAAGCCATTGGGGAAAAATGCTGTCAGGGGTTTGTGTTTGGAAGCCTTGGCTGAGTAATCGGGTCTGTCTGATGTCGGGCAGTTGCTGGGTAACTCTTGCTTCTCACCGTGATCTTATCTACTGATGTTTATTGAGTGCTTCCCAGTGTCCACGGTGTCATTCTTGCTGCTGCAGTTGGTGGCTAAAAGCCTGTGCTTTTaataccctttttttttattttgtgcagcTGTTACATGGCAGAGGTGGTTGTGCTGAGAACTTTTCACACCTGCCCTAGTGGGACCACCCTTTATTGTGGACTTCTGGTTATTGTTTGGAGAACTGTAGGAAGCAGGACACAAATTAGAGCAGCCCAGGAATAACTTTTGTTACAGTAAGGTGCTTCAGATAATGTATTTAATTGGTTTAAtgttttttacatatttttgccATCTCTAGCTATAATTGACACTAGATTTATTCCTTGTCCTTCCTTGAGCTCTGCAGGTCTGAGTGACCGTGCATGGCTTCGTGTGGTTTGTACATGTGAAGTGCAGGCATGGTCTGCCGGGTGCAGATACGCCTCAAGTCACGTCTTTGATGGGGCAGTCAGGAATTCTTTCCAAAACTGCCCCATACCTGTGTAGGGGTGAAGTGCTGTCCCTGGGGAGACTCTCACAAACACCACCTCCGTGTCCAAGGGCTCTTTGCCTCTCATGCCAGTGATGTTGTTGAAGGCAAAGCAGCTAATTCCTGCTTTGGTGGGTGCAGCAGCAATGTGCCTGCAAGGCTGGAGCATTCTCCTCATTGCAGAGTGGCACAGGACGCCACCAGGGCACCATtcttgctgcagaaagcagcctcCCCCAGAGATCCTGCTATCGGAGGCATCTGCTAGTCCCAGCCAGGGAGAAGTTTTCCTCCACCGCTGCAAATGGAGATCTGCGATGTTGCTTCTAAATGTCCTCACTCTTCTTCACAATacagagcaaagaaaaccaGGCTTGGGCTAATTAAGCTGGAAACAGAACATTGCAATTTGTAGCTGATTAAATCTTTCAAACAATGTTTATGTTAatcttctgatttattttcttataatgCCTTGACTAGGAGATAGTCCAGTGCATGGGGAAATGCTTCCAGATGGAGCACAGTCCGCCTTGCCAGATGCTTGGAGCTCAGAGCGAGGATTTTTCACTCACTGTGGTTATAGCCAGGAGAGGTGATCTTGTCCATCTAGGCCATTTTTGTACGTAGAGGGGGATGCTGAGCTGCAGTTCTCGTTTTTGCTGCAGGAATGAGTCTGCCTGTAACAGGAGAGGGCTGTGAAACAGCGCGTGGGAAGGGGCATCCATGAGACAGCCAGTTCTCGGCTAGGGCTGTTCTGCCTCTTACACACACCTTGTATCTCTGAGCCAGGGCTTCGCTGTCTCAAGAGGAGGCTGATGTAAAATGCTCCTTTGAATTTATCTCCAGAGATTATAAGGGGCCTACTGCAAAAAAACAGTTTCCATTTGCACACTGTGCGTGCATATCCATTTATACTGTCCTCCAGCCCTTCTTCCAGCTCCAGAGTTGGCAGGATGCCTAGCAAATTTCCACAGGATGCTGATTTAAGGAATTATTCTGTAGAAGCATAGACAATGGAGACAGAAGGGACCTTGAGGCCATCTGGAGAGTCCGCTTCCCCAGACAGCAtcccttctcccaagtcactcCAGACACATTTGTCAGATTTGCGCTCGGCTCCCTTTTCTGCAGGAAATTCCACCTGGCCGCTGCTCATGTTCTTCCtattttccagttctttaaaaaaaaatttatcgGGACCAGAATTTTTCCGGGGCTTAAAGGTAATGTGATCCATGTTTGCCCatctcttctccctttctgtcCCTGTTCCAAAAAGGCCGTAATTTACCCTTCCTGGTCTTGCCACCTTGGAGGCGGCTGCAGGGTGAGTCCTGGGGAGAGGGTTCTGGGCAGCGCAGGTCGAGGTGGAGACGTGCCGTGGGCTGCCACCGCTGCCAGAGGCGAGTGCTGGAGCGATGAACAGCCCGTGCTTGCAGGGAGGATATCTCCAGAGGTCAAGGGGTTTTCACTGCGGAATTGTTAAATTAACTATtcatttaattatattttgattaaattagatcctgttgttttttttttttttaatttcaccaGCAAATGATTCTCTGCATAATTAATGCTGGCTGATTCTGCTAATTCACTTACTGCTGCTGAGGAGACAGAGGTTGCAGTTACGCTTGGAGCCATGTGCTGGTTCCCaggagctggtgctgcctgTGCCGTGCCAGGAGCTGCCCCGCCAGAAAGCCACACTGTGGCctgggggctccccggggaccACTCTCGTCCCCGGGGCCTGGGGGTCTCTGGGACAGGGAAAGCACTGGATCAGGCCCCTCTTTGCAATGAAGCTATCAATTTTTATTCATGAGCCCGCTCTCCCCTGGTCCGTGGCGATGCTCTCCATTAACTCTGCCCACAAGTAGCTGGGAAGtgggctggctgcagctctgtcaAGTGCAATTACTTCGTTGCGCCGTGACGCAAGCCGCCGTTAGCCACCGCTTGTTTTGACGAGATTTCTGGTGAAGCGGGAGCTCCCGGGCCTGCGGGAGCTTGCTGCCCGACGCGGGCCACCCGCTGCCCGTCGCGAGCCATCGCAGTGCGACGTGGGCTGCCCGCGCGTCGTGTGCTGCGAGGTCCCGCGGCGCGCGTGCCCCGGTCCCGCGGCGGCCGTCGGGGCTGGCCCGGCCGCGTGCCGAGAGCGGCCGTTCCTGCGTGGAGCGGCGCtggcggggccggccgggctgcggggccgTGGCACCAGTGGGGTGGGACGGCTCGCGCCGAGCGCAGGCAGCCGGAGTGCTGAGGCCACGGCTTCTGGAGGTGGGAGTGAAACATCAAATGCAGCGGTGCTCCCCCGCACAGGACACGCTGGCCCACCGAGAGGGACCAGCATTGTGGGAGTCTCTGCCCTAGAGGGACTAGCCTCTCCCCACCTTGCCCAGGACCCGGAGCCCTTCAGGGGAGGCAAACTGTGTTTGGGATGATGCGGTGGCCAGCAGCCACGCACGGGGCAACGGGACAGACCGGGAGCGACGGTGCCAGGGCTGCCGGAGCTCCCGTGGGGGGCTCTGCGAGAAAAGGGGGGGTACGGCACAACTCGACCCTGCTGCTTCTTGGGGACAAAGCCCAAAGTGTCTCCTGCTTCTCAGGGACATGCAGGAGCTTGTGGAGCTGTCATTACTGTGGGCTGAGCTGATGAGCTGTCTCCTGGTGAGAAACAAATTTTGTTAACCTTAAATTAATCGGGAGAATGGGAGACACTTCTTTGAAACAGTGTCATTCAAACCATTGCACCTGAAATCATCCCCACTAGAAATGCAGCTGGAGATAGTAATTAATTCATCCTGCTCC is part of the Phalacrocorax carbo chromosome 22, bPhaCar2.1, whole genome shotgun sequence genome and harbors:
- the MANEAL gene encoding LOW QUALITY PROTEIN: glycoprotein endo-alpha-1,2-mannosidase-like protein (The sequence of the model RefSeq protein was modified relative to this genomic sequence to represent the inferred CDS: inserted 2 bases in 1 codon; substituted 1 base at 1 genomic stop codon) gives rise to the protein MPYQNHGCQPGTQPAPSLPHLHAFLCAWYGSPRFRAWVLSWCPPGLADGHGEPASLMPSAPDAAHRYAIKVAFHIQPFKGCDDHTVHENIKYITGKXIQSHAALCKYKTSTGXSFPLFYSYNSYLTLAKSWANLPMPSGSHSLRSTAYDAVFVALLAEERHKHNTLSAGYDGMYTYYASNGFSFGSSHQNWKAIETFCDSNNPMFIPSAGPHYIDTWSIRPWNNPTRGTVNGKYYETALQAALMVRPEIVSIASFSEWHEGTQIEKAVPEKTPTHLYPEDFLHQPSMSLELTRRWAERFSKEQPLI